One Oncorhynchus kisutch isolate 150728-3 linkage group LG13, Okis_V2, whole genome shotgun sequence DNA window includes the following coding sequences:
- the LOC109901425 gene encoding pre-B-cell leukemia transcription factor-interacting protein 1-like isoform X3, with amino-acid sequence MKIHPVILLQRNLQETQETQPERAKDYTPVVESPTHDLPFDPAPDSTPALDSTSASVAPPSSLLEVLAPTGLDSDTHSQSRSLPGNPAPPISDPDSFSDSYTHISSSPDLEEPPALLLNTEQVGLVQEAEGYVQDVHHHYEEGLGQEEEESDLSEVRAKTDSHLEAEVVGEEEEEGVSGVRRRRRGSLLAALERIGREEEEEEEDEFRIPQQREQEETGFSLNKCILGAVILLGLGTIIFSGVFMDLDGEGDYDARELRETEVVGKQEWLNPEVPLPPPVEVDSTDQLNKLAKEDPRIAVLQAQLLEQKEELKVAQKEAEDGGKERKKREEVEREHGRLKKEMTSLPVLQKENERMKRELESVPVLQKDLETLRATVTELKHSTAKEAASPPVSASVPPPSGQAGDYSQNTAGTIERKVKKPGKGEKTELKEEKTDWNKGGKTDWNKGGKTNWNKGGKTDWNKGGKTDWNKGGKTDWNKGGKTDWNKGGKTDWNKGGKTDWNKGGMTDWNKGGKKDYKVEKEWRSGKYDQEKEGKEEKEWKKKEDKKGEWKKDKSSRGDEGKPWKDRGNKMEWKEKSEKKDWKVEKDWKKENPERWSDSKEWNGEKNGKEEKHLRKGGWNEGRDEWKGEKEWKGEKEWKKDKDDYKDLGKGWKERGEKREWKGEKEWKKDKDDYKDLGKGWKERGEKREWKGQKDWTKKDRKKDVSKEWKSKDNRRENEWSDGNRKMEGLKEERNGGNWKKDRGNDKYEKDHHHHHYSKEGQKEKERRRREKGPPQTHRRPPLEQPDYWSYQRERLQHKPNPQTHCSSVEACAQAEGLLPVTMPEFEALLLGYLVKAERVGVEASKREELRKLTKEFFSDGVFVHDQMSFKDFVEDVDDILEDMVEDEEVEEEVDDFEEEAMNRFSVPGGGEREKWKKDSGRGRV; translated from the exons ATGAAGATACACCCAGTCATACTGCTGCAGAGAAACCTACAG GAGACCCAGGAAACACAACCAGAGAGAGCCAAGGATTACACCCCTGTTGTAGAGAGTCCCACCCATGACCTTCCTTTTGACCCTGCCCCTGACTCCACCCCTGCCCTTGACTCCACCTCTGCTAGTGTTGCTCCTCCGAGCTCTCTGTTAGAAGTCCTCGCCCCCACAGGGCTTGACTCAGATACACACAGCCAATCCAGAAGCCTCCCTGGGAAcccagcccctcccatctctGACCCTGATTCGTTCTCTGACTCCTACACCCACATTAGCTCCTCCCCCGACCTTGAAGAGCCCCCTGCCTTGCTGCTCAACACTGAGCAGGTGGGGCTTGTACAGGAAGCGGAGGGGTATGTACAGGATGTGCATCATCATTATGAGGAAGGCCTtgggcaggaagaggaggagtctgATCTGTCTGAGGTCAGGGCCAAGACAG ACTCCCATCTGGAAGCGGaggtggtgggggaggaggaggaggaaggggtgtccggggtgaggaggaggaggagggggtctcTCCTGGCGGCTCTGGAGCGGATcggaagggaggaggaagaggaggaggaggatgagttcCGGATTCCGCAGCAGAGGGAGCAAGAGGAGACTGGTTTCTCTCTCAACAAGTGCATCCTGGGAGCTGTCATACTGCTGGGCCTCGGAACCATCATCTTCTCAG GTGTCTTCATGGACCTGGATGGtg AGGGGGACTATGATGCCAGGGAGCTGAGAGAAACAGAGGTGGTGGGAAAACAG GAATGGCTGAATCCTGAGGTTCCTCTTCCACCACCTGTAGAAGTTGACAGTACAGACCAACTGAATAAACTGGCTAAAGAAGACCCACGGATAGCTGTACTGCAAGCCCAACTACTG GAACAGAAAGAGGAGCTAAAAGTAGCCCAGAAGGAGgcggaggatggagggaaggagagaaagaagagggaggaggtggagagggagcacGGTAGGCTGAAGAAAGAGATGACGTCGCTCCCTGTCCTTCAGAAGGAGAAcgagaggatgaagagagagctGGAGTCTGTTCCTGTCTTACAGAAGGATCTAGAGACACTCAGAGCCACAGTGACTGAACTaaaacacagcacag CCAAAGAAGCAGCATCACCTCcagtctctgcctctgtcccGCCCCCCTCTGGCCAAGCTGGGGATTACAGCCAGAACACAGCCGGAACAATAGAGAGGAAGGTCAAGAAACCAGGGAAGGGAGAGAAAACAGAGTTGAAGGAAGAGAAGACGGATTGGAATAAGGGAGGGAAGACGGATTGGAATAAGGGAGGGAAGACGAATTGGAATAAGGGAGGGAAGACGGATTGGAATAAGGGAGGGAAGACGGATTGGAATAAGGGAGGGAAGACGGATTGGAATAAGGGAGGGAAGACGGATTGGAATAAGGGAGGGAAGACGGATTGGAATAAGGGAGGGAAGACGGATTGGAATAAGGGAGGGATGACGGATTGGAATAAGGGAGGGAAGAAGGATTATAAGGTTGAAAAAGAGTGGAGAAGTGGAAAATATGACCAGGAGAAAGAAGGAAAAGAGGAGAAAGAGTGGAAGAAGAAAGAAGACAAGAAGGGAGAATGGAAGAAAGATAAATCTAGCAGAGGGGATGAGGGCAAACCATGGAAGGACAGAGGAAACAAGATGGAATGGAAGGAGAAGAGTGAGAAAAAAGACTGGAAGGTGGAGAAAGATTGGAAAAAGGAAAACCCTGAAAGATGGAGTGATAGCAAGGAGTGGAAtggagagaagaatgggaaagaGGAGAAACATCTAAGAAAAGGAGGTTGGAATGAGGGCAGGGATGagtggaagggagagaaggagtggaagggagagaaggagtggaagaaAGACAAGGATGACTATAAGGACCTTGGCaaaggatggaaggagagaggagagaaaagggagtggaagggggagaaggagtgGAAGAAAGACAAGGATGACTATAAGGACCTTGGCaaaggatggaaggagagaggagagaaaagggagtGGAAGGGACAGAAAGATTggacaaagaaagacagaaagaaagacgtCAGTAAAGAGTGGAAGAGTAAGGACAACAGGAGAGAAAATGAGTGGTCGGATGGAAATAGAAAGATGGAAGGAttgaaggaggagagaaatggTGGGAACTGGAAAAAGGACCGGGGGAATGACAAGTACGAGaaggaccaccaccaccaccactactctaAGGAAgggcagaaagagaaagagaggagaaggagagaaaagggccCTCCCCAAACCCACCGAAGACCCCCCCTTGAGCAACCTGACTACTGGAGTTACCAGAGAGAACGACTGCAGCACAAACCCAACCCTCAAACCCACTGCAGTTCAGTGGAGGCCTGCGCCCAGGCAGAGGGGCTGCTCCCTGTCACCATGCCGGAGTTTGAGGCCCTGCTCCTGGGTTACCTGGTCAAGgcagagagggtgggggtggaggcCTCCAAGAGGGAGGAGCTCCGTAAGCTAACCAAGGAGTTCTTCAGTGACGGAGTGTTCGTTCACGACCAGATGAGCTTCAAGGACTTTGTGGAGGATGTGGATGACATCTTAGAGGATATGGTGGAGgatgaggaggtagaggaggaggttgaTGACTTCGAGGAAGAGGCAATGAACAGGTTTTCAGTtccagggggaggagagagggagaagtggaaGAAGGATAGTGGGAGAGGACGGGTGTGA
- the LOC109901425 gene encoding pre-B-cell leukemia transcription factor-interacting protein 1-like isoform X1 — translation MPFPFGQESVAHASVKDSSKFRRWVHSINLAERDLHTISIYKGTNAFRGAGQSHEGAMSDNSGAANSSSWTVLTAEETVAETLSPVAEGTEHHEDTPSHTAAEKPTESRPGEDAVSAEESHSVKLQQETQETQPERAKDYTPVVESPTHDLPFDPAPDSTPALDSTSASVAPPSSLLEVLAPTGLDSDTHSQSRSLPGNPAPPISDPDSFSDSYTHISSSPDLEEPPALLLNTEQVGLVQEAEGYVQDVHHHYEEGLGQEEEESDLSEVRAKTDSHLEAEVVGEEEEEGVSGVRRRRRGSLLAALERIGREEEEEEEDEFRIPQQREQEETGFSLNKCILGAVILLGLGTIIFSGVFMDLDGEGDYDARELRETEVVGKQEWLNPEVPLPPPVEVDSTDQLNKLAKEDPRIAVLQAQLLEQKEELKVAQKEAEDGGKERKKREEVEREHGRLKKEMTSLPVLQKENERMKRELESVPVLQKDLETLRATVTELKHSTAKEAASPPVSASVPPPSGQAGDYSQNTAGTIERKVKKPGKGEKTELKEEKTDWNKGGKTDWNKGGKTNWNKGGKTDWNKGGKTDWNKGGKTDWNKGGKTDWNKGGKTDWNKGGKTDWNKGGMTDWNKGGKKDYKVEKEWRSGKYDQEKEGKEEKEWKKKEDKKGEWKKDKSSRGDEGKPWKDRGNKMEWKEKSEKKDWKVEKDWKKENPERWSDSKEWNGEKNGKEEKHLRKGGWNEGRDEWKGEKEWKGEKEWKKDKDDYKDLGKGWKERGEKREWKGEKEWKKDKDDYKDLGKGWKERGEKREWKGQKDWTKKDRKKDVSKEWKSKDNRRENEWSDGNRKMEGLKEERNGGNWKKDRGNDKYEKDHHHHHYSKEGQKEKERRRREKGPPQTHRRPPLEQPDYWSYQRERLQHKPNPQTHCSSVEACAQAEGLLPVTMPEFEALLLGYLVKAERVGVEASKREELRKLTKEFFSDGVFVHDQMSFKDFVEDVDDILEDMVEDEEVEEEVDDFEEEAMNRFSVPGGGEREKWKKDSGRGRV, via the exons GTGCTGGTCAGAGCCACGAGGGGGCAATGTCTGACAACAGTGGTGCTGCCAACAGCAGTAGCTGGACTGTCCTCACAGCTGAG GAGACTGTTGCTGAGACACTGAGTCCTGTAGCGGAAGGAACAGAACACCATGAAGATACACCCAGTCATACTGCTGCAGAGAAACCTACAG agAGTAGGCCTGGGGAGGATGCCGTGTCTGCTGAAGAGTCTCACTCTGTGAAGCTACAGCAG GAGACCCAGGAAACACAACCAGAGAGAGCCAAGGATTACACCCCTGTTGTAGAGAGTCCCACCCATGACCTTCCTTTTGACCCTGCCCCTGACTCCACCCCTGCCCTTGACTCCACCTCTGCTAGTGTTGCTCCTCCGAGCTCTCTGTTAGAAGTCCTCGCCCCCACAGGGCTTGACTCAGATACACACAGCCAATCCAGAAGCCTCCCTGGGAAcccagcccctcccatctctGACCCTGATTCGTTCTCTGACTCCTACACCCACATTAGCTCCTCCCCCGACCTTGAAGAGCCCCCTGCCTTGCTGCTCAACACTGAGCAGGTGGGGCTTGTACAGGAAGCGGAGGGGTATGTACAGGATGTGCATCATCATTATGAGGAAGGCCTtgggcaggaagaggaggagtctgATCTGTCTGAGGTCAGGGCCAAGACAG ACTCCCATCTGGAAGCGGaggtggtgggggaggaggaggaggaaggggtgtccggggtgaggaggaggaggagggggtctcTCCTGGCGGCTCTGGAGCGGATcggaagggaggaggaagaggaggaggaggatgagttcCGGATTCCGCAGCAGAGGGAGCAAGAGGAGACTGGTTTCTCTCTCAACAAGTGCATCCTGGGAGCTGTCATACTGCTGGGCCTCGGAACCATCATCTTCTCAG GTGTCTTCATGGACCTGGATGGtg AGGGGGACTATGATGCCAGGGAGCTGAGAGAAACAGAGGTGGTGGGAAAACAG GAATGGCTGAATCCTGAGGTTCCTCTTCCACCACCTGTAGAAGTTGACAGTACAGACCAACTGAATAAACTGGCTAAAGAAGACCCACGGATAGCTGTACTGCAAGCCCAACTACTG GAACAGAAAGAGGAGCTAAAAGTAGCCCAGAAGGAGgcggaggatggagggaaggagagaaagaagagggaggaggtggagagggagcacGGTAGGCTGAAGAAAGAGATGACGTCGCTCCCTGTCCTTCAGAAGGAGAAcgagaggatgaagagagagctGGAGTCTGTTCCTGTCTTACAGAAGGATCTAGAGACACTCAGAGCCACAGTGACTGAACTaaaacacagcacag CCAAAGAAGCAGCATCACCTCcagtctctgcctctgtcccGCCCCCCTCTGGCCAAGCTGGGGATTACAGCCAGAACACAGCCGGAACAATAGAGAGGAAGGTCAAGAAACCAGGGAAGGGAGAGAAAACAGAGTTGAAGGAAGAGAAGACGGATTGGAATAAGGGAGGGAAGACGGATTGGAATAAGGGAGGGAAGACGAATTGGAATAAGGGAGGGAAGACGGATTGGAATAAGGGAGGGAAGACGGATTGGAATAAGGGAGGGAAGACGGATTGGAATAAGGGAGGGAAGACGGATTGGAATAAGGGAGGGAAGACGGATTGGAATAAGGGAGGGAAGACGGATTGGAATAAGGGAGGGATGACGGATTGGAATAAGGGAGGGAAGAAGGATTATAAGGTTGAAAAAGAGTGGAGAAGTGGAAAATATGACCAGGAGAAAGAAGGAAAAGAGGAGAAAGAGTGGAAGAAGAAAGAAGACAAGAAGGGAGAATGGAAGAAAGATAAATCTAGCAGAGGGGATGAGGGCAAACCATGGAAGGACAGAGGAAACAAGATGGAATGGAAGGAGAAGAGTGAGAAAAAAGACTGGAAGGTGGAGAAAGATTGGAAAAAGGAAAACCCTGAAAGATGGAGTGATAGCAAGGAGTGGAAtggagagaagaatgggaaagaGGAGAAACATCTAAGAAAAGGAGGTTGGAATGAGGGCAGGGATGagtggaagggagagaaggagtggaagggagagaaggagtggaagaaAGACAAGGATGACTATAAGGACCTTGGCaaaggatggaaggagagaggagagaaaagggagtggaagggggagaaggagtgGAAGAAAGACAAGGATGACTATAAGGACCTTGGCaaaggatggaaggagagaggagagaaaagggagtGGAAGGGACAGAAAGATTggacaaagaaagacagaaagaaagacgtCAGTAAAGAGTGGAAGAGTAAGGACAACAGGAGAGAAAATGAGTGGTCGGATGGAAATAGAAAGATGGAAGGAttgaaggaggagagaaatggTGGGAACTGGAAAAAGGACCGGGGGAATGACAAGTACGAGaaggaccaccaccaccaccactactctaAGGAAgggcagaaagagaaagagaggagaaggagagaaaagggccCTCCCCAAACCCACCGAAGACCCCCCCTTGAGCAACCTGACTACTGGAGTTACCAGAGAGAACGACTGCAGCACAAACCCAACCCTCAAACCCACTGCAGTTCAGTGGAGGCCTGCGCCCAGGCAGAGGGGCTGCTCCCTGTCACCATGCCGGAGTTTGAGGCCCTGCTCCTGGGTTACCTGGTCAAGgcagagagggtgggggtggaggcCTCCAAGAGGGAGGAGCTCCGTAAGCTAACCAAGGAGTTCTTCAGTGACGGAGTGTTCGTTCACGACCAGATGAGCTTCAAGGACTTTGTGGAGGATGTGGATGACATCTTAGAGGATATGGTGGAGgatgaggaggtagaggaggaggttgaTGACTTCGAGGAAGAGGCAATGAACAGGTTTTCAGTtccagggggaggagagagggagaagtggaaGAAGGATAGTGGGAGAGGACGGGTGTGA
- the LOC109901425 gene encoding pre-B-cell leukemia transcription factor-interacting protein 1-like isoform X2, which translates to MPFPFGQESVAHASVKDSSKFRRWVHSINLAERDLHTISIYKGTNAFRGAGQSHEGAMSDNSGAANSSSWTVLTAEETVAETLSPVAEGTEHHEDTPSHTAAEKPTESRPGEDAVSAEESHSVKLQQETQETQPERAKDYTPVVESPTHDLPFDPAPDSTPALDSTSASVAPPSSLLEVLAPTGLDSDTHSQSRSLPGNPAPPISDPDSFSDSYTHISSSPDLEEPPALLLNTEQVGLVQEAEGYVQDVHHHYEEGLGQEEEESDLSEVRAKTDSHLEAEVVGEEEEEGVSGVRRRRRGSLLAALERIGREEEEEEEDEFRIPQQREQEETGFSLNKCILGAVILLGLGTIIFSEGDYDARELRETEVVGKQEWLNPEVPLPPPVEVDSTDQLNKLAKEDPRIAVLQAQLLEQKEELKVAQKEAEDGGKERKKREEVEREHGRLKKEMTSLPVLQKENERMKRELESVPVLQKDLETLRATVTELKHSTAKEAASPPVSASVPPPSGQAGDYSQNTAGTIERKVKKPGKGEKTELKEEKTDWNKGGKTDWNKGGKTNWNKGGKTDWNKGGKTDWNKGGKTDWNKGGKTDWNKGGKTDWNKGGKTDWNKGGMTDWNKGGKKDYKVEKEWRSGKYDQEKEGKEEKEWKKKEDKKGEWKKDKSSRGDEGKPWKDRGNKMEWKEKSEKKDWKVEKDWKKENPERWSDSKEWNGEKNGKEEKHLRKGGWNEGRDEWKGEKEWKGEKEWKKDKDDYKDLGKGWKERGEKREWKGEKEWKKDKDDYKDLGKGWKERGEKREWKGQKDWTKKDRKKDVSKEWKSKDNRRENEWSDGNRKMEGLKEERNGGNWKKDRGNDKYEKDHHHHHYSKEGQKEKERRRREKGPPQTHRRPPLEQPDYWSYQRERLQHKPNPQTHCSSVEACAQAEGLLPVTMPEFEALLLGYLVKAERVGVEASKREELRKLTKEFFSDGVFVHDQMSFKDFVEDVDDILEDMVEDEEVEEEVDDFEEEAMNRFSVPGGGEREKWKKDSGRGRV; encoded by the exons GTGCTGGTCAGAGCCACGAGGGGGCAATGTCTGACAACAGTGGTGCTGCCAACAGCAGTAGCTGGACTGTCCTCACAGCTGAG GAGACTGTTGCTGAGACACTGAGTCCTGTAGCGGAAGGAACAGAACACCATGAAGATACACCCAGTCATACTGCTGCAGAGAAACCTACAG agAGTAGGCCTGGGGAGGATGCCGTGTCTGCTGAAGAGTCTCACTCTGTGAAGCTACAGCAG GAGACCCAGGAAACACAACCAGAGAGAGCCAAGGATTACACCCCTGTTGTAGAGAGTCCCACCCATGACCTTCCTTTTGACCCTGCCCCTGACTCCACCCCTGCCCTTGACTCCACCTCTGCTAGTGTTGCTCCTCCGAGCTCTCTGTTAGAAGTCCTCGCCCCCACAGGGCTTGACTCAGATACACACAGCCAATCCAGAAGCCTCCCTGGGAAcccagcccctcccatctctGACCCTGATTCGTTCTCTGACTCCTACACCCACATTAGCTCCTCCCCCGACCTTGAAGAGCCCCCTGCCTTGCTGCTCAACACTGAGCAGGTGGGGCTTGTACAGGAAGCGGAGGGGTATGTACAGGATGTGCATCATCATTATGAGGAAGGCCTtgggcaggaagaggaggagtctgATCTGTCTGAGGTCAGGGCCAAGACAG ACTCCCATCTGGAAGCGGaggtggtgggggaggaggaggaggaaggggtgtccggggtgaggaggaggaggagggggtctcTCCTGGCGGCTCTGGAGCGGATcggaagggaggaggaagaggaggaggaggatgagttcCGGATTCCGCAGCAGAGGGAGCAAGAGGAGACTGGTTTCTCTCTCAACAAGTGCATCCTGGGAGCTGTCATACTGCTGGGCCTCGGAACCATCATCTTCTCAG AGGGGGACTATGATGCCAGGGAGCTGAGAGAAACAGAGGTGGTGGGAAAACAG GAATGGCTGAATCCTGAGGTTCCTCTTCCACCACCTGTAGAAGTTGACAGTACAGACCAACTGAATAAACTGGCTAAAGAAGACCCACGGATAGCTGTACTGCAAGCCCAACTACTG GAACAGAAAGAGGAGCTAAAAGTAGCCCAGAAGGAGgcggaggatggagggaaggagagaaagaagagggaggaggtggagagggagcacGGTAGGCTGAAGAAAGAGATGACGTCGCTCCCTGTCCTTCAGAAGGAGAAcgagaggatgaagagagagctGGAGTCTGTTCCTGTCTTACAGAAGGATCTAGAGACACTCAGAGCCACAGTGACTGAACTaaaacacagcacag CCAAAGAAGCAGCATCACCTCcagtctctgcctctgtcccGCCCCCCTCTGGCCAAGCTGGGGATTACAGCCAGAACACAGCCGGAACAATAGAGAGGAAGGTCAAGAAACCAGGGAAGGGAGAGAAAACAGAGTTGAAGGAAGAGAAGACGGATTGGAATAAGGGAGGGAAGACGGATTGGAATAAGGGAGGGAAGACGAATTGGAATAAGGGAGGGAAGACGGATTGGAATAAGGGAGGGAAGACGGATTGGAATAAGGGAGGGAAGACGGATTGGAATAAGGGAGGGAAGACGGATTGGAATAAGGGAGGGAAGACGGATTGGAATAAGGGAGGGAAGACGGATTGGAATAAGGGAGGGATGACGGATTGGAATAAGGGAGGGAAGAAGGATTATAAGGTTGAAAAAGAGTGGAGAAGTGGAAAATATGACCAGGAGAAAGAAGGAAAAGAGGAGAAAGAGTGGAAGAAGAAAGAAGACAAGAAGGGAGAATGGAAGAAAGATAAATCTAGCAGAGGGGATGAGGGCAAACCATGGAAGGACAGAGGAAACAAGATGGAATGGAAGGAGAAGAGTGAGAAAAAAGACTGGAAGGTGGAGAAAGATTGGAAAAAGGAAAACCCTGAAAGATGGAGTGATAGCAAGGAGTGGAAtggagagaagaatgggaaagaGGAGAAACATCTAAGAAAAGGAGGTTGGAATGAGGGCAGGGATGagtggaagggagagaaggagtggaagggagagaaggagtggaagaaAGACAAGGATGACTATAAGGACCTTGGCaaaggatggaaggagagaggagagaaaagggagtggaagggggagaaggagtgGAAGAAAGACAAGGATGACTATAAGGACCTTGGCaaaggatggaaggagagaggagagaaaagggagtGGAAGGGACAGAAAGATTggacaaagaaagacagaaagaaagacgtCAGTAAAGAGTGGAAGAGTAAGGACAACAGGAGAGAAAATGAGTGGTCGGATGGAAATAGAAAGATGGAAGGAttgaaggaggagagaaatggTGGGAACTGGAAAAAGGACCGGGGGAATGACAAGTACGAGaaggaccaccaccaccaccactactctaAGGAAgggcagaaagagaaagagaggagaaggagagaaaagggccCTCCCCAAACCCACCGAAGACCCCCCCTTGAGCAACCTGACTACTGGAGTTACCAGAGAGAACGACTGCAGCACAAACCCAACCCTCAAACCCACTGCAGTTCAGTGGAGGCCTGCGCCCAGGCAGAGGGGCTGCTCCCTGTCACCATGCCGGAGTTTGAGGCCCTGCTCCTGGGTTACCTGGTCAAGgcagagagggtgggggtggaggcCTCCAAGAGGGAGGAGCTCCGTAAGCTAACCAAGGAGTTCTTCAGTGACGGAGTGTTCGTTCACGACCAGATGAGCTTCAAGGACTTTGTGGAGGATGTGGATGACATCTTAGAGGATATGGTGGAGgatgaggaggtagaggaggaggttgaTGACTTCGAGGAAGAGGCAATGAACAGGTTTTCAGTtccagggggaggagagagggagaagtggaaGAAGGATAGTGGGAGAGGACGGGTGTGA